One stretch of Schlesneria sp. DSM 10557 DNA includes these proteins:
- a CDS encoding DUF6797 domain-containing protein codes for MLKRPLIVFLYLASLVLSPVSVVHAADDLFRDENLVAWCIVPFDSKKRGPEDRAAMLEKLGFSKFAYDYRAEHIPTFDAEIEALKRHNVELTAWWFPTVLNDEAKMTLEVFKKHKVTPQLWVTGGGGPTATPQEQRQRVIDEAARIRPIALAAEQAGCKVALYNHGGWFGQPENQIAIIKELELPNVGIVYNQHHGHEHLDRFPQLLKAMLPYLYTLNLNGMVIDGDKKGQKIIQLGQGDLDLALLKVIRDSGYKGPIGILGHTDDDAEERLHDNLDGLHWLKPQLAGKPAGPKPVPRTPVPVPQAALPRVTPADRLTAGKFGRAFNAAGGGVSVAAQEGFRQFPLTVECWTQLTDKGPYNILVAHEDKSSGTHWELFSMAGNGHLTVYTPGFTPDHCHSTANICDGKWHHVAMVLEADRIRLFVDARQVASQPVQRTDRQTVPGGLAIGSLVDQGIGCSGLIDEVRISRGVRTFEASPSGPFEVDETTLGLWHFDELKDEKHFDDATGKSAASVTQAAAAAGPPSKKKDRIEGHWGEDALGFRWTEEDSRDDRFGQMDTGPFFSGSITGPGGTVYKGIVVRVGPEQTDAVLYDTELMRASAGWKGFIRFDAARFGIIVPPRIEGDVTFTNPLLAGVSRDGQFTNHRQENPYGPLPKTEAHYEGLYRHEQRVILKFTVGSKETSKAGSQAPTVLLESPWRESAEGISALSRTISIGPSDTPISILAADGSARVRLIKSKENATLTRGPDGAHVLTVAPHAGQVLVKLLIGSPASDEVAFERLAASSSAAEELAKLMTPGPTIWGEPLVTVGEVAKDTAPYVIDTITVPFENRFNALMFCGGHDFLPDGRAVVCTLHGDVWLVDGIDDKLAKITWRRFATGLFQPLGVKVIHREKGTGKSASPNEIYVVGRDQITRLYDINNDGEADYYENFNNDAYVSLNGHEYVACLETDRAGNFYYVKGNCNSAIPHDGSLLRVSADGQKLDVYATGFRNPNGMSIGPQDEITVAPQEGEWTPASAVFDVHQGGFYGGMMSHHQATPPTDFERPFCWFPRLADNSCGSQVWVTSDRWGPLSNQLLHLSYGQCELRLLLREKLVRTPETQVVTGPAGPYAGPLMNGGSTEFNLQFASGVHRGKFHEKDGQLYLTGLKGWVSSAVNDGCFQRVRYTGQGIDLLVGMKTYRNGISLTFSRELLRSDAEDIDNYDLEAWNYRWSAEYGSPDLKPSAPGQIGRDVVEPRSATLLPDGRTVFIEIPDLKPVDQIGISYLLRSTDKTTFEQTAYLTLNGLPGDVFPEDHLHRTTLDPEKEALLARLQPGVVLSGSTLPHPIIRRQLAWSGITPSLNSEPVTVSGYLKVPFTGDYRFSVRSRVGDDANSDTEDAAEKFAHSQTILEINGEQQRIGPTPITFRLRKGLNSIGISHVPTITSPDFGLMWESDRFPKELIPATLLFHDSAQDADPRDTTADSGRLLYEKHQCARCHIENVESSASFPTGLTVEQIRLAPRLDGIGSRLQPGWLNEWLRHPAHVRPDATMPRLLGKTDDQAVADLVAYLTSIPDSELSPAGSQELADVTDAIEKGAVLYERLGCIACHTFTRSDENAEWDRVSLHFVKSKFKPGQLQRFLAAPHRNHTTSRMPDFHLTPEEVVALSAYLEHSSTGMVPASANPLQGDVKRGHKRFLELRCHHCHQTKETDQLAPPDVRSLFMGTATKGCLQTEATGPHRITYDLNDDDRSSLGQYLKSGRTPVNSTPEDSGRLQQILTSLRCSACHSRDSASSLWPEIIAEEGSGQSPEAVPHLTWVGEKLQGPWTAQFLAGNIKQKPRPWLRARMPSFPAYANLIAHELASEHGVAFEEPVPTELTSAKVEQGRLLTLRDGGLDCRQCHAVGKDVPRGDKATQIALGINFAFAKDRLRPEFALRQMLDPPRYDMGSRMPRFAPDLKTTAATQVEGGNARRQFEAIKQYLWSIRTDE; via the coding sequence ATGCTGAAACGGCCCCTGATTGTATTTCTTTATCTGGCCTCGCTGGTCCTTTCACCGGTTTCAGTAGTACACGCAGCCGACGACCTGTTCCGCGATGAGAATCTCGTTGCCTGGTGCATCGTTCCCTTCGATTCTAAGAAACGCGGTCCCGAAGACCGTGCGGCCATGCTCGAGAAGCTCGGCTTTTCGAAGTTCGCGTACGACTATCGTGCCGAGCATATTCCGACGTTCGATGCAGAAATCGAAGCCTTGAAACGGCACAACGTCGAACTGACAGCCTGGTGGTTTCCCACCGTCTTGAACGACGAAGCGAAAATGACGCTCGAAGTCTTCAAGAAGCACAAAGTCACCCCGCAGCTTTGGGTCACCGGAGGGGGGGGCCCCACCGCAACCCCCCAGGAGCAGCGTCAGCGAGTCATCGACGAAGCAGCCCGGATTCGGCCAATCGCACTGGCGGCTGAACAGGCTGGCTGCAAGGTTGCTCTGTACAATCACGGCGGCTGGTTCGGACAGCCCGAGAATCAAATCGCGATCATCAAAGAACTGGAACTTCCCAATGTCGGAATCGTTTACAACCAGCACCACGGACATGAGCACCTTGATCGCTTTCCCCAGCTTCTGAAGGCAATGCTGCCGTATCTCTACACGTTAAACCTCAACGGAATGGTGATCGACGGGGATAAAAAGGGGCAGAAGATTATCCAACTGGGTCAGGGTGATCTGGACCTCGCACTTCTGAAGGTAATTCGGGACAGCGGGTACAAAGGTCCGATCGGCATCCTGGGACATACCGACGATGATGCGGAAGAACGATTGCACGACAACCTGGATGGTCTCCATTGGTTGAAACCGCAACTCGCCGGCAAACCGGCAGGTCCCAAACCTGTCCCGCGAACTCCCGTCCCGGTGCCACAAGCCGCACTCCCCCGAGTCACCCCCGCCGACCGACTGACGGCAGGCAAATTTGGACGCGCTTTCAATGCCGCGGGAGGCGGTGTCTCTGTCGCCGCGCAAGAAGGTTTTCGGCAGTTTCCCCTGACCGTCGAATGCTGGACACAACTGACGGACAAGGGCCCCTACAACATCCTGGTTGCGCACGAAGACAAGTCGTCAGGGACGCATTGGGAACTCTTCTCGATGGCCGGTAATGGTCATCTGACGGTTTACACGCCCGGGTTTACTCCTGACCACTGCCATTCCACTGCCAATATCTGCGACGGGAAATGGCATCATGTGGCGATGGTCCTGGAAGCGGATCGCATTCGATTGTTTGTCGATGCCAGGCAAGTTGCCAGCCAGCCAGTCCAGCGCACTGACAGGCAAACCGTCCCTGGAGGACTGGCGATCGGCAGCCTCGTCGATCAGGGGATCGGATGCAGTGGTCTGATTGATGAGGTACGTATTTCACGCGGCGTTCGGACGTTTGAGGCCTCCCCTTCCGGCCCCTTTGAAGTCGACGAGACGACGCTGGGGCTTTGGCACTTCGATGAACTGAAGGATGAAAAGCATTTTGACGACGCCACCGGCAAGAGCGCGGCCTCTGTGACTCAGGCTGCCGCTGCCGCCGGTCCCCCGTCAAAAAAAAAGGATCGAATTGAAGGACATTGGGGCGAAGATGCACTCGGTTTTCGGTGGACCGAAGAAGATTCACGCGATGATCGTTTTGGCCAGATGGATACTGGCCCCTTCTTCAGCGGATCAATTACCGGCCCGGGCGGTACCGTCTACAAGGGGATTGTTGTCCGTGTCGGTCCAGAGCAGACGGATGCCGTTCTTTATGACACGGAACTGATGCGCGCCTCGGCCGGATGGAAGGGCTTTATCCGGTTCGATGCCGCTCGATTCGGAATTATTGTTCCTCCCCGAATTGAGGGCGACGTCACGTTCACAAATCCGTTGCTGGCAGGAGTGTCGCGCGATGGTCAGTTCACGAACCATCGTCAGGAGAACCCCTATGGGCCCCTTCCCAAAACGGAAGCTCACTACGAAGGGCTTTACCGACACGAACAGCGTGTAATCCTCAAATTCACTGTCGGCTCAAAAGAGACTTCCAAGGCCGGTTCCCAAGCACCGACAGTTCTGCTGGAGTCCCCCTGGCGCGAGTCGGCTGAAGGGATCAGTGCCCTCAGTCGAACCATCTCCATCGGTCCTTCCGACACTCCGATTTCGATCCTGGCGGCGGATGGCTCGGCACGGGTCCGACTGATCAAATCGAAAGAGAATGCAACTCTGACGCGGGGACCAGACGGAGCTCACGTGCTGACCGTTGCTCCGCATGCAGGCCAGGTCCTGGTGAAGCTACTGATCGGGTCTCCTGCTTCGGACGAAGTCGCCTTCGAGCGTCTGGCGGCGTCTTCGTCCGCAGCGGAAGAACTGGCGAAACTGATGACCCCCGGTCCCACGATCTGGGGCGAGCCCCTCGTCACGGTCGGTGAAGTCGCGAAGGACACGGCCCCCTACGTCATCGACACAATCACGGTCCCATTTGAGAACCGATTTAACGCATTGATGTTCTGCGGAGGTCACGACTTTCTGCCTGATGGCCGGGCTGTCGTCTGTACCCTGCATGGAGACGTCTGGCTGGTCGACGGAATCGATGACAAGCTGGCAAAAATCACCTGGCGTCGCTTTGCCACCGGCTTGTTCCAGCCGCTGGGCGTGAAGGTGATTCATCGGGAAAAAGGAACCGGGAAAAGCGCGAGTCCAAATGAAATCTACGTCGTCGGTCGGGATCAGATAACGCGTCTTTACGACATCAACAATGATGGCGAGGCCGACTACTACGAGAACTTCAACAACGATGCGTATGTGTCTCTCAACGGCCACGAGTACGTCGCGTGTCTCGAAACGGATCGTGCCGGGAATTTTTACTACGTCAAAGGGAACTGTAATTCGGCCATACCTCACGATGGATCGCTGCTGAGAGTCTCGGCGGACGGACAGAAACTGGACGTTTATGCGACAGGGTTTCGCAATCCGAATGGCATGAGTATCGGCCCTCAGGATGAGATCACGGTCGCGCCGCAGGAAGGGGAGTGGACCCCCGCGTCCGCCGTCTTCGACGTCCATCAGGGGGGGTTCTATGGGGGGATGATGTCGCATCATCAGGCGACACCTCCCACCGACTTTGAACGTCCTTTCTGCTGGTTCCCACGGCTTGCAGACAACAGTTGCGGCAGTCAGGTCTGGGTCACCAGTGATCGCTGGGGACCTCTTTCGAATCAACTGCTCCATCTTTCCTATGGCCAGTGTGAATTGCGTCTCCTGCTACGTGAGAAACTGGTCCGAACCCCGGAAACGCAAGTCGTCACCGGCCCCGCAGGACCTTATGCCGGACCGCTGATGAACGGTGGATCGACCGAATTCAATCTGCAGTTCGCCTCGGGCGTTCATCGTGGAAAGTTTCATGAAAAAGATGGCCAGCTTTACCTCACCGGACTCAAAGGCTGGGTGAGTAGTGCGGTGAACGATGGCTGCTTTCAACGCGTTCGCTATACCGGTCAAGGCATCGATCTTCTGGTCGGAATGAAGACCTACCGGAATGGGATTTCACTCACGTTCTCACGCGAGCTACTTCGCAGTGATGCAGAGGACATCGACAACTATGACCTTGAAGCCTGGAACTATCGCTGGTCTGCCGAATACGGTTCACCCGATTTGAAGCCTTCGGCACCAGGACAGATCGGACGTGACGTGGTGGAACCCAGGTCAGCGACATTGCTGCCCGATGGGCGAACCGTCTTCATCGAGATTCCCGACCTGAAGCCTGTCGATCAGATCGGAATCAGCTACCTGCTGCGGAGCACCGACAAAACAACGTTCGAGCAAACCGCCTACCTCACCTTGAACGGACTTCCCGGGGATGTATTCCCCGAGGACCACCTCCATCGAACAACGCTCGATCCCGAGAAAGAAGCACTGCTCGCGCGACTACAGCCCGGCGTGGTTCTGTCAGGTTCCACTTTGCCACATCCCATCATTCGGCGGCAACTGGCGTGGTCAGGGATCACCCCCAGTTTGAACTCTGAACCGGTCACCGTCTCTGGTTACCTGAAAGTCCCCTTCACGGGGGACTACCGATTCAGCGTTCGATCGAGGGTCGGGGATGACGCGAACAGTGACACTGAAGACGCGGCCGAAAAGTTTGCCCACTCTCAGACGATTCTCGAAATCAATGGAGAGCAACAGCGAATTGGCCCTACCCCCATCACCTTTCGCCTGCGAAAAGGCCTGAACTCCATTGGAATCAGCCATGTCCCCACCATCACAAGTCCGGACTTCGGTCTGATGTGGGAGAGTGACCGTTTTCCCAAAGAGTTGATTCCAGCAACGCTGTTGTTTCATGACTCGGCACAGGATGCGGATCCCCGCGACACGACGGCCGACTCGGGACGACTTCTCTACGAGAAACATCAGTGTGCTCGCTGCCACATTGAGAATGTCGAATCATCAGCATCATTCCCCACCGGACTGACCGTGGAACAGATTCGTCTGGCGCCACGTCTGGACGGCATTGGTTCGCGACTGCAACCAGGCTGGCTGAATGAATGGCTCCGCCATCCCGCTCACGTACGTCCTGACGCAACGATGCCGCGCCTGCTCGGTAAAACTGATGATCAAGCGGTCGCTGACCTTGTCGCTTATCTCACTTCGATACCGGATTCGGAGCTTTCGCCTGCAGGATCACAGGAGCTGGCCGATGTCACGGACGCGATTGAGAAAGGGGCCGTCCTCTACGAACGACTTGGATGCATCGCCTGCCACACATTCACCCGGTCTGACGAGAACGCCGAGTGGGATCGGGTTTCACTCCATTTCGTAAAGTCCAAGTTCAAGCCAGGACAGTTGCAGCGATTCCTGGCAGCACCTCATCGGAATCACACGACAAGCCGGATGCCCGATTTTCATCTGACACCGGAGGAAGTCGTCGCCCTGTCGGCCTATCTCGAACACTCCTCGACAGGCATGGTCCCCGCGTCAGCAAATCCCCTTCAAGGGGACGTCAAGCGAGGTCACAAACGCTTCCTCGAGCTCCGTTGTCATCACTGTCACCAGACAAAAGAGACCGACCAGCTGGCACCACCTGATGTCCGTTCGCTTTTCATGGGGACTGCTACAAAAGGCTGCCTGCAAACCGAAGCGACCGGCCCGCATCGCATCACCTACGACCTAAACGACGACGATCGCTCATCGCTAGGTCAGTACCTCAAGTCCGGGCGCACGCCTGTCAACTCCACTCCTGAAGACTCAGGACGCCTCCAGCAAATTCTGACATCACTCCGCTGCTCGGCCTGTCACTCACGAGATTCCGCATCCTCCCTGTGGCCCGAGATCATCGCCGAAGAAGGTTCGGGACAATCGCCCGAGGCGGTCCCGCATCTGACATGGGTCGGTGAAAAGCTGCAGGGGCCGTGGACTGCCCAGTTCCTCGCAGGCAACATCAAGCAGAAGCCACGTCCCTGGCTCCGCGCCCGCATGCCCAGCTTCCCTGCCTACGCCAACCTGATCGCACACGAGTTGGCCTCCGAACACGGCGTCGCTTTCGAAGAGCCAGTACCGACCGAGCTGACATCGGCCAAAGTCGAACAGGGGCGGCTACTGACCCTGCGGGATGGTGGGCTGGATTGCCGCCAGTGTCATGCTGTCGGGAAGGATGTTCCACGTGGAGACAAAGCCACTCAGATCGCCCTGGGGATCAACTTTGCCTTTGCGAAAGACCGACTCCGGCCTGAATTCGCACTGCGTCAAATGCTCGATCCACCCCGTTACGACATGGGCTCTCGCATGCCCAGGTTTGCACCTGATCTGAAAACAACCGCAGCCACTCAGGTCGAAGGGGGGAACGCCCGTCGGCAGTTTGAGGCGATCAAGCAGTATTTGTGGTCGATCAGAACGGACGAGTGA
- the nadA gene encoding quinolinate synthase NadA, translating into MDLPVLDMAAPVEVYEDPLALMDEIDELKKKQDATILAHFYVDGDLQDIADFTGDSLKLARDATKVTTSTIVFCGVHFMGESAKILNPEKRILMPDLQAGCSLADSCPADRLAAYQAELRAKGHDFQTVAYINTTAAVKALCDWIVTSGNAREIIDRVPADKEILFVPDQHLGRYLSSVTGRPMILWPGSCMVHEVFSIQDLLRAKRNNPGSLVMAHPECPANILEIADVIGGTEKMRKYVASVTEPKTFLVATEANMIHPLKKLAPQHEYIPVPGIMASTGETCACNRCPHMARNTLQKVRDCLKNGSPEIVWQPYFAQAQEVLKRSLLE; encoded by the coding sequence ATGGACCTTCCCGTCCTGGACATGGCCGCTCCTGTCGAAGTCTATGAAGATCCGCTGGCGCTCATGGACGAAATTGACGAGCTGAAAAAGAAACAGGATGCGACCATCCTCGCTCACTTCTACGTGGACGGTGATCTGCAGGACATTGCCGATTTCACGGGAGACAGTCTGAAGCTGGCTCGCGATGCGACCAAGGTGACGACCTCGACGATCGTGTTCTGCGGCGTTCACTTCATGGGTGAATCGGCCAAGATTCTCAATCCCGAAAAACGGATTCTGATGCCCGACCTGCAGGCCGGCTGTTCGCTGGCTGACAGCTGTCCGGCAGACCGACTGGCCGCTTATCAGGCCGAACTCCGTGCGAAGGGACACGACTTCCAGACGGTCGCGTACATTAACACCACTGCAGCCGTGAAGGCGTTGTGCGACTGGATCGTGACCAGCGGCAACGCGCGAGAGATCATCGACCGGGTTCCCGCGGATAAAGAAATTCTGTTCGTTCCCGATCAGCATCTGGGACGCTATCTGAGTTCCGTGACGGGCCGCCCGATGATCCTGTGGCCCGGCTCCTGCATGGTGCACGAGGTGTTCAGCATTCAGGACCTGCTGCGAGCCAAGCGTAACAACCCCGGTTCGCTGGTCATGGCACACCCGGAATGCCCCGCGAATATTCTTGAGATCGCCGATGTCATTGGCGGCACCGAGAAGATGCGTAAATACGTCGCGTCCGTGACGGAACCGAAGACGTTCCTCGTCGCGACCGAAGCCAACATGATTCATCCGTTGAAAAAGCTGGCTCCGCAGCATGAATACATCCCTGTTCCGGGAATCATGGCCTCCACGGGTGAGACGTGTGCGTGCAACCGCTGTCCTCACATGGCCCGGAACACACTGCAGAAGGTTCGGGACTGCCTCAAGAACGGCAGCCCCGAGATTGTCTGGCAGCCTTACTTCGCCCAGGCACAAGAGGTCTTGAAACGAAGTCTGCTTGAGTAG
- a CDS encoding FtsW/RodA/SpoVE family cell cycle protein — MDLCRQLFVAFAALLLGFGLLMVHSASVTSWPTEYEQVYLSRHLIFLTVGLLSAYFAATRDPEFWKSCAPWLFVATVILLILVLIPGVGVRVKGAQRWIRVPGMTAQPSELAKIAVPLMMCWILDRNRHLLSRWVQGTVPFLLPVVLTVPLVLIEPDLGTSLFLLASAALVLFMGGWPLRNFLLGLAVGIPTILTTLAMKPYQQRRIVGFIESWTNFENSPYQLKQSLVTLGAGGLHGVGLGRGWQKLSFLPEANTDFVFAVIGEELGLIGGLSLIALWCGLYLSGLRMISHLDRSRFGFLIGFTLLTQLAGQAMLNIAVVTAMVPPKGISHPLISAGGSNLVVSLLAIGIVLSVSRDDPATATTDESELTD, encoded by the coding sequence GTGGACTTGTGCCGTCAACTTTTTGTCGCCTTCGCAGCCCTGTTGCTCGGCTTCGGGCTGTTGATGGTTCACAGTGCCAGCGTCACGTCCTGGCCGACCGAATACGAGCAAGTCTATCTCTCGCGACATCTGATCTTCCTCACAGTGGGACTTCTGTCAGCGTACTTCGCAGCCACACGGGACCCCGAATTCTGGAAGTCCTGTGCGCCGTGGCTGTTCGTCGCGACGGTGATTCTGTTGATTCTGGTACTGATTCCGGGAGTGGGCGTCCGGGTGAAAGGGGCTCAGCGGTGGATTCGCGTCCCCGGCATGACCGCTCAACCGTCCGAACTCGCCAAAATTGCCGTCCCGCTGATGATGTGCTGGATCCTCGATCGAAACCGGCACCTGCTGTCCCGATGGGTTCAGGGGACTGTCCCGTTCCTGCTCCCCGTGGTGCTCACGGTCCCCCTTGTTCTGATTGAGCCCGACCTTGGAACGTCACTCTTCCTGCTCGCCAGTGCAGCTCTGGTGCTGTTCATGGGAGGATGGCCGCTACGCAACTTTCTGCTGGGGCTGGCCGTTGGTATCCCCACGATCCTGACGACACTGGCCATGAAACCTTATCAGCAGCGACGCATCGTGGGTTTCATCGAGTCCTGGACGAACTTCGAGAACTCGCCCTACCAGTTGAAGCAGTCGCTCGTCACGCTCGGTGCAGGGGGGCTGCACGGCGTCGGACTGGGCCGAGGCTGGCAGAAGCTGAGCTTTCTTCCCGAAGCGAACACGGACTTCGTCTTCGCGGTGATCGGAGAAGAGCTCGGTCTGATCGGCGGACTGAGCCTCATCGCACTATGGTGCGGACTGTATCTCTCAGGCCTCAGAATGATCAGTCACCTGGACCGCAGTCGCTTCGGTTTTCTGATCGGCTTCACACTTCTGACGCAGCTCGCAGGTCAGGCAATGCTGAACATTGCCGTCGTTACTGCCATGGTCCCCCCCAAAGGGATCTCGCATCCGCTCATCAGTGCGGGGGGAAGCAATCTCGTCGTCAGTTTGCTCGCGATTGGAATCGTGCTGAGCGTTTCTCGGGACGATCCAGCGACGGCGACGACTGACGAGAGCGAGCTGACCGACTAA
- the ltrA gene encoding group II intron reverse transcriptase/maturase, translated as MAKREPENPAKFEALMEEVCERRNLEEALKRVRGNKGAPGTDGVTVNDLVEHLKQHWPAIRERLLKGDYEPQPVKRVEIPKPGGGVRKLGIPTALDRFIQQAVLQVLQPRWDPTFSPHSYGFRPGRSAHQAVTAAQGFIAEGYRWVVDLDLEKFFDRVNHDILMGRIAKRVNDPRLLRLIRAFLNAGVLEDGLVNPTDEGTPQGGPLSPLLSNIVLDDLDQELIRRGLRYARYADDCNIYVNSRRAGERVMASVTRFLTTRLKLKVNETKSAVARPWERKFLGFSFTNHRKPKRRIAPTALQRFKEKIRELTRRTRGVSLEQLVTSLSRYLQGWRGYFGACETPSVLRDLDSWVHRRLRAFLWKQWRRGGNKFAELRKGQVSRDLAAQTAGSCHGPWRISKSPALHIAFPTDFFMSLGIPRLTPKPA; from the coding sequence ATGGCGAAGAGGGAACCTGAAAACCCAGCAAAGTTTGAAGCGTTAATGGAGGAAGTCTGTGAACGACGAAATCTGGAGGAAGCGCTAAAGCGAGTTCGAGGCAACAAGGGAGCACCGGGAACTGACGGGGTGACTGTCAACGACCTGGTGGAACACTTGAAGCAGCATTGGCCTGCCATTCGGGAACGGTTGTTGAAGGGGGACTATGAACCACAACCGGTGAAACGAGTGGAAATTCCCAAGCCAGGCGGCGGGGTGCGCAAGCTTGGCATTCCGACAGCCCTGGACCGTTTCATTCAACAAGCGGTTCTTCAAGTCCTCCAACCGCGATGGGATCCGACATTCTCTCCGCACAGCTATGGGTTCCGACCCGGTCGCTCGGCTCACCAGGCCGTCACAGCAGCACAAGGCTTTATCGCCGAGGGTTATCGCTGGGTGGTCGACCTCGATTTGGAGAAATTCTTCGATCGAGTCAACCACGATATCCTGATGGGACGCATTGCGAAACGGGTCAACGATCCCCGGCTATTGCGACTGATTCGCGCATTTCTCAATGCGGGAGTCCTGGAGGATGGGCTGGTCAATCCGACCGACGAGGGAACGCCGCAAGGCGGTCCACTTTCACCCTTACTATCGAACATCGTACTGGACGATCTCGACCAGGAACTCATTCGACGTGGTCTCCGTTATGCCCGGTATGCCGACGACTGCAACATCTATGTGAACAGCCGCCGAGCGGGTGAACGAGTGATGGCGAGTGTGACTCGCTTTCTGACCACACGACTGAAGCTCAAGGTCAACGAGACCAAAAGTGCGGTGGCTCGCCCGTGGGAACGAAAGTTTCTCGGTTTCAGCTTCACGAATCACCGGAAGCCGAAGCGGCGAATCGCGCCGACGGCCCTCCAGCGATTTAAGGAGAAGATTCGAGAACTGACGCGTCGGACACGTGGGGTCAGTCTGGAGCAGCTAGTGACAAGCTTGTCACGTTATCTGCAGGGCTGGCGTGGGTACTTCGGTGCTTGCGAAACACCCAGTGTGTTGCGTGACCTTGACTCGTGGGTCCATCGAAGGCTGCGGGCCTTTCTTTGGAAACAATGGCGACGGGGCGGGAACAAATTTGCCGAGCTCCGCAAAGGGCAAGTCTCACGCGATCTTGCGGCTCAAACTGCAGGAAGCTGTCACGGCCCGTGGCGGATCAGTAAAAGTCCTGCTCTCCACATCGCCTTCCCCACCGACTTCTTCATGTCGTTAGGAATTCCTCGACTAACACCCAAACCCGCTTAA
- a CDS encoding Gfo/Idh/MocA family oxidoreductase codes for MESIESNGAVSRRDLLKTTGTVAAASALAGIVIPKHVYAGETNTIQVALIGAGGRGTGAAENALSTKLGPVKLTAIADVIPEKLKSSYDALKAKFNEMVDVPEDRKFIGFDGYKQAMDSLKKGDVVILTTPVAFRWVHFKYAIDRGLNVFMEKPTTVDGPSTRKMLALYEESLKKNLKVGVGLMCRHCEARGELFERIQDGQLGQLNLMRAYRVTGPTGSAFVGKRQGDISELMYQIRNFHGFLWASGGAFSDFLIHNIDECCWMKDAWPVEAKGYGGRHYRGEYVDQNFDSYTVEYTFADGAKLMLEGRGMINCANEFASYCHGTKGSAVISQSGHAPSKARIFKAQKMTEDEVVWRAKEPEPNPYQLEWDHLMNAIRSDKPYNEAKRGAEASLVTSMGRMACHTGRVITFDEILNSDHEFAPNVDKLTLDGPAPLLANAEGKYPVPAPGIKTTREY; via the coding sequence GTGGAAAGTATCGAATCAAACGGCGCTGTTTCGCGCCGCGACCTGCTGAAAACGACCGGCACCGTCGCCGCCGCATCGGCACTGGCCGGAATCGTGATTCCAAAGCACGTCTATGCTGGCGAAACGAATACGATTCAAGTTGCTCTGATTGGAGCCGGGGGACGTGGAACGGGAGCTGCCGAGAACGCGTTGTCGACGAAGCTTGGCCCCGTCAAACTGACTGCCATCGCGGATGTCATTCCCGAGAAGCTGAAATCAAGCTATGACGCGCTGAAAGCCAAGTTCAACGAGATGGTCGATGTCCCGGAAGACCGAAAGTTCATCGGTTTCGACGGGTACAAGCAGGCGATGGATTCGTTGAAAAAGGGTGACGTTGTCATTCTCACGACGCCCGTGGCCTTCCGCTGGGTCCACTTCAAATATGCGATTGACCGCGGTCTGAACGTTTTCATGGAAAAGCCCACCACGGTCGACGGTCCAAGCACACGCAAGATGCTGGCTCTTTACGAAGAGTCCCTGAAAAAGAATCTGAAGGTCGGTGTCGGTCTGATGTGCCGCCACTGCGAAGCCCGTGGAGAACTGTTCGAGCGGATTCAGGATGGCCAGCTCGGTCAGCTCAACCTGATGCGAGCCTACCGCGTGACCGGTCCGACCGGATCGGCTTTCGTCGGTAAGCGCCAGGGTGACATCAGTGAATTGATGTACCAGATCCGCAACTTCCACGGCTTCCTCTGGGCCAGTGGTGGTGCCTTCAGCGACTTCCTCATTCACAACATCGACGAATGCTGCTGGATGAAAGATGCCTGGCCTGTGGAAGCGAAGGGCTACGGTGGTCGTCACTACCGTGGTGAGTATGTCGATCAGAACTTCGATTCGTACACGGTGGAGTACACGTTCGCCGACGGTGCGAAGCTGATGCTCGAAGGTCGCGGCATGATCAACTGTGCGAATGAGTTCGCCAGTTACTGTCACGGGACCAAGGGGTCGGCAGTGATTTCCCAATCGGGGCACGCTCCTTCGAAGGCTCGAATCTTCAAGGCACAGAAGATGACCGAAGACGAAGTCGTCTGGCGCGCCAAAGAACCTGAACCAAACCCCTACCAGTTGGAATGGGATCACTTGATGAACGCTATCCGTTCAGACAAGCCCTATAACGAAGCCAAGCGAGGCGCCGAAGCCAGTCTCGTCACCTCGATGGGACGTATGGCCTGCCACACAGGCCGCGTGATCACCTTCGACGAGATCCTGAACTCGGACCACGAGTTTGCTCCGAACGTCGACAAGCTGACCCTCGACGGCCCTGCACCATTGCTGGCCAATGCCGAAGGAAAGTACCCGGTACCAGCACCCGGTATCAAAACCACCCGCGAGTACTAG